A genome region from Hevea brasiliensis isolate MT/VB/25A 57/8 chromosome 9, ASM3005281v1, whole genome shotgun sequence includes the following:
- the LOC110666061 gene encoding 3-isopropylmalate dehydratase small subunit 1 — protein MAASSSTFTRNPTSIATSFNSKLSLSLFSPRSIKLPYIHPQPIIKPLGSHARPLPVLRATATPSAESTNATTFHGICYVVGDNIDTDQIIPAEYLTLVPSNPAEYEKLGSYALIGLPASYETRFIEPNEMKTKYSIVIGGDNFGCGSSREHAPVSLGAAGVAAVVAESYARIFFRNSVSTGEIYPLESEVRICEECKTGDVVTIELAESRLINHTTGKEYKLKPIGDAGPVIEAGGIFAYARKTGMIPLQSG, from the coding sequence ATGGCGGCCTCTTCCTCAACTTTCACTCGAAACCCTACTTCCATTGCCACCTCCTTCAATTCCaaactctccctctctctcttctctcctcgCTCTATTAAGCTGCCCTACATTCATCCACAACCCATCATCAAACCCCTTGGCTCCCACGCGCGGCCGCTCCCCGTCCTACGCGCCACCGCTACTCCCTCAGCTGAGTCCACCAACGCAACCACGTTCCATGGAATCTGTTACGTTGTTGGCGATAACATCGATACCGACCAGATCATCCCCGCCGAGTACCTCACTCTTGTGCCCTCGAACCCGGCCGAATACGAGAAGCTTGGTTCCTATGCCCTAATTGGCCTCCCGGCCTCTTACGAGACCCGGTTCATTGAACCGAACGAAATGAAAACGAAATACTCAATAGTTATTGGTGGCGATAATTTCGGGTGTGGTTCATCGCGTGAGCATGCGCCGGTTTCTCTTGGTGCTGCTGGAGTTGCGGCTGTGGTTGCAGAGTCTTATGCTCGCATCTTCTTCAGGAACTCGGTGTCCACCGGAGAGATATATCCCCTGGAATCGGAGGTTAGGATTTGTGAGGAGTGCAAAACTGGGGATGTGGTGACTATTGAGCTTGCGGAGAGTCGCTTGATTAATCACACTACTGGCAAGGAATACAAGCTGAAGCCCATTGGGGATGCCGGGCCGGTGATTGAGGCCGGGGGCATTTTCGCCTACGCAAGGAAGACGGGGATGATCCCATTACAATCCGGCTAG
- the LOC110666059 gene encoding 60S ribosomal protein L15-1 isoform X2, translating into MGAYKYVSELWRKKQSDVMRFLQRVRCWEYRQHPSIVRVTHPTRPDKARRLGYKAKQGYVIYRVRVRRGGRKRPVPKGIVYGKPTNQGVTQLKFQRSKRSVAEERAGRKLGGLRVLNSYWINEDSTYKYFEVILVDVAHNAIRNDPRINWLCNPVHKHRELRGLTSAGKKYRGLRGKGHLHHKNRPSRRATWKRNNTLSLRRYR; encoded by the exons ATGG GGGCTTACAAGTATGTCTCTGAGCTATGGAGGAAGAAGCAATCAGATGTGATGAGGTTTTTGCAGAGGGTGAGGTGCTGGGAGTACCGCCAGCATCCTTCCATTGTTCGTGTCACCCATCCAACACGCCCTGACAAGGCTCGCCGCTTGGGCTACAAGGCCAAGCAG GGCTATGTGATTTATCGTGTCCGTGTTAGGCGTGGTGGTAGGAAGAGGCCTGTACCCAAAGGTATTGTCTATGGTAAGCCCACCAACCAGGGTGTGACACAACTGAAGTTTCAGCGAAGCAAGAGGTCTGTTGCAGAGGAGCGTGCTGGTAGGAAATTGGGAGGTCTCAGGGTTCTCAATTCATACTGGATTAATGAG GATTCTACTTACAAGTATTTTGAGGTCATATTGGTTGATGTTGCACATAATGCTATTCGTAATGACCCAAGGATCAACTGGCTCTGCAATCCTGTTCACAAGCACAGAGAGCTCAGGGGCCTCACTTCCGCTGGGAAGAAGTACAGGGGTCTACGGGGAAAGGGACATTTGCACCACAAGAATCGTCCTTCTCGCAGGGCAACCTGGAAGAGAAACAACACTCTCTCCCTCCGCAGATACCGTTGA
- the LOC110666059 gene encoding 60S ribosomal protein L15-1 isoform X1: MHLMKIGAYKYVSELWRKKQSDVMRFLQRVRCWEYRQHPSIVRVTHPTRPDKARRLGYKAKQGYVIYRVRVRRGGRKRPVPKGIVYGKPTNQGVTQLKFQRSKRSVAEERAGRKLGGLRVLNSYWINEDSTYKYFEVILVDVAHNAIRNDPRINWLCNPVHKHRELRGLTSAGKKYRGLRGKGHLHHKNRPSRRATWKRNNTLSLRRYR, encoded by the exons ATGCATTTGATGAAAATAGGGGCTTACAAGTATGTCTCTGAGCTATGGAGGAAGAAGCAATCAGATGTGATGAGGTTTTTGCAGAGGGTGAGGTGCTGGGAGTACCGCCAGCATCCTTCCATTGTTCGTGTCACCCATCCAACACGCCCTGACAAGGCTCGCCGCTTGGGCTACAAGGCCAAGCAG GGCTATGTGATTTATCGTGTCCGTGTTAGGCGTGGTGGTAGGAAGAGGCCTGTACCCAAAGGTATTGTCTATGGTAAGCCCACCAACCAGGGTGTGACACAACTGAAGTTTCAGCGAAGCAAGAGGTCTGTTGCAGAGGAGCGTGCTGGTAGGAAATTGGGAGGTCTCAGGGTTCTCAATTCATACTGGATTAATGAG GATTCTACTTACAAGTATTTTGAGGTCATATTGGTTGATGTTGCACATAATGCTATTCGTAATGACCCAAGGATCAACTGGCTCTGCAATCCTGTTCACAAGCACAGAGAGCTCAGGGGCCTCACTTCCGCTGGGAAGAAGTACAGGGGTCTACGGGGAAAGGGACATTTGCACCACAAGAATCGTCCTTCTCGCAGGGCAACCTGGAAGAGAAACAACACTCTCTCCCTCCGCAGATACCGTTGA
- the LOC110666056 gene encoding uncharacterized protein LOC110666056 — MAASNTVKYGIIGVGMMGREHLINLHHLRTENVAVVCIADPHVSSQKLALELAQSFGWPLTVFSGHQDLLDSGLCDVVVVSSPNMTHYQILMDIIHHPKPHHVLVEKPLCTTVADCRKVVYAAKKRSDMLVQVGLEYRYMPPVAKLIEIVKGGSLGQVKMVAIREHRFPFLVKVNNWNRFNANTGGTLVEKCCHFFDLMRLFASADPVRVMASGAIDVNHKDEVYDGKVPDIIDNAYVIIEFDNGSRGMLDLCMFAEGSKNEQEISVVGDIGKGEAFVPESIVRYGTRVAGRDGVQTLKAEDDRIKYDGLHHGSSYLEHLNFLSAIRAKGEKAPAVDLQDGLISVAIGVAAQLSIEKGRFVTIKEVMDEHHWNDSV; from the exons ATGGCAGCCAGCAATACTGTGAAGTATGGGATTATAGGGGTGGGGATGATGGGTAGAGAACACCTCATTAATCTCCATCATCTTCGCACAGAAAACGTGGCCGTTGTTTGCATAGCAGATCCTCATGTCTCCTCCCAAAAACTCGCTCTTGAACTTGCCCAATCCTTTGGTTGGCCTCTTACG GTTTTTTCAGGGCATCAGGACCTATTGGATAGTGGGCTCTGTGATGTAGTGGTTGTGTCGTCTCCAAACATGACTCACTATCAAATTCTTATGGATATTATTCACCACCCGAAACCCCATCATGTACTGGTGGAGAAGCCACTCTGCACCACCGTTGCTGATTGCAGGAAG GTTGTATATGCTGCTAAAAAGAGGTCAGATATGCTTGTGCAAGTTGGATTAGAGTATAGATACATGCCACCAGTTGCTAAGCTGATTGAAATTGTTAAGGGTGGATCTCTGGGGCAAGTCAAAATGGTGGCAATCCGAGAACATCGATTTCCATTTTTGGTTAAG GTTAACAATTGGAACCGGTTCAATGCTAACACAGGGGGGACTCTGGTTGAGAAGTGCTGCCATTTCTTTGATCTGATGAGGCTGTTTGCCAGTGCAGATCCTGTTCGTGTTATGGCTTCTGGAGCTATAGATGTTAATCACAAAGATGAAGTCTATGATGGAAAG GTACCTGACATCATTGACAATGCATATGTTATTATCGAGTTTGATAATGGTTCTCGGGGAATGCTTGATCTTTGCATGTTTGCTGAAGGTAGCAAAAATGAGCAAGAAATATCTGTTGTTGGTGATATTGGAAAG GGGGAGGCTTTTGTTCCTGAGAGTATAGTGCGCTATGGTACTCGAGTGGCAGGAAGAGATGGTGTCCAAACATTGAAGGCTGAAGATGACCGGATCAA ATATGATGGACTGCATCATGGGTCTAGCTATTTGGAACACCTTAATTTCCTGTCTGCAATTCGGGCAAAAGGTGAGAAAGCTCCTGCAGTGGATTTGCAAGATGGTTTGATTTCGGTGGCCATTGGAGTTGCAGCACAGCTTTCAATTGAGAAGGGTCGATTTGTTACAATTAAGGAAGTCATGGACGAACATCACTGGAATGATTCTGTTTGA